atattaattttgactAGCCAAAATCTTCTAGTTTCCTTACGAGTTTGGTAGCTTTCAAGAAATGCTAGGCCTTCTTGTGGTAATTGATatggaggttttttttaatcaaattatgcAAAGCTTCAATGATTTCAAGAATTAATGCTTGAATGGAAAGggttagaaattgattttttttgaaaatatattaaaataattttatttttaaattagtatataaaaaaattttaaaaatataaaaaaaattaatttaaaattaaaaaaattaaaaacatttacttAAACAACTTATTAGTTATTTATGATGACATATAATCAACCctccttaatattttaaaagacataAAGCCCCATTCATGCGAATCAAACAAAAAGACATAAATATATAGTCTAATGAAACATCAAATTAACTCATGATATATGTGAAGAAACAAATAATATGTTCGAATatattagataattttgattGGACAAAAAGATGCAACGGAACCAATAAAACATCCATGaactaattaacaaataatcctCTTTCCATAGCGTAATTCACACCTCAACCGCTTTGTGAGAAATAAAGCAGTGAAAAGCTGATTTTATCTCAAGAACACAGAGTATCATGTCTTGGATTTAGGGGTATGAAGGTATTTTCCAAACAGCCTCTAAAAAATAGAGCTTTTCCATGTTGGAAAAGGTTTAGAATGATATTATCGCAAAGTCACCTGTTTCATATTGGtttcaaatgaaattattattaaggAAAAGATTTATTTCGTTAGATTACAAGTGGAAATCAAATATTATCATTACCGTTGATTTacaaattaatgaatttgagagaatactaagaaaaaaattagatatgaaaatatatagttttgtaattttaaattagtttatcaTGCTAAAGATAAGGAGATCGAGGAGAGTACTAATTTTTCAGCTTCAGTCTTTCTGTATTAACTTGGAGAAAATACAAGCATGCACactgttatttttaaattataatatggAGATATTGTAAAAAATTGCCATGATCCTCTTTTTAACAATCTAGAACACCTTATTGAAAATGtgtttatagttgttttttaaaatgttttttatttataaatatatcaaaataatatttttttttatttttaaaaaattatttttaaaatcagtgcatcaaaatgatctaaaaaatattgattttaaattaaaaaaataaaaaaaaaatttaattttttaaaattcttttaaaacgcaaaaacaaataggactgaaaaataaaatttcatcgaACATCTTTATCAAAAGAAGATGATTCGAGTGTTGTTTTCATTGTCTCTACTACTACATCAAAActtctttctcttaaaaaaaaaattaaaacaaatcgaGGCAAAAGACACAAAAATTTAGTAGTGTAAAAAGAAGTGAGACAAACCGGAATCAACAATTCCTAAAGTTAAGATTAAACCAATTGATAAAAAGCCATAACAATCAAGTTGATATCAAAGAGAAATTAACGTTGTTGATGTCTCAtccgaacaaaaaatattaatcatgtTGAATCAATCTTGTAAAATTACCAATATGATTATGACCTTGATTTTATGATTCTAGAGAAGTTTTGTCTAGATAGAgttttttcatggaaatatcttcttgaaataagatttaagatatttgaaataatattatatttaaaatatctatttttttaaaataaaagagtttaatttttttatcatgaattcAAAGACAAGTTCTTGTCAAGTAAGGAAGCATAACGTTGggaatagtttttattttttatttttttagcacatttattttattatattgtgtTAGCTAATAAGattttctaagatttttttagtttcaaaattcTAATGTGAGTTAGATTTTGTATTAGCCATgtgattttcaataaaaaaaaaatcattttacaaTGAGGATTTTAGTTCTAGAATTAGTATAAATagggaagatttttttttttcataagagaaaatcttttaaattatagactTTTCAACAGATATCATaggtttctttataattttctactgtaatttaattttaaggcttgaaaactctaatttatttctttataatttagaaatgtatttatttaatgattgaCAAACTCCAAGGCTATACACTGTGTGTCAGGTAGAAATGTAAAAAGTTAACAAGAACAGGACAAACAGTATTCAAGAAAGAATTGTAAAGCTGCCATGGAATGGTTAGCTTAAGTTTACAACAATATAGATTAAGACATTAAGGAGTTCAGAAAATAAAGACATTACCTAATATATCACACTTAATCtcagaattaattctttaactGTATTAAATTTTATGTCTGCTGAGACTGAttctattatttgtttattactAATTAACTACGACATCTTCCATTGGTTGTcgtcatcaccatcatcatgaGTCAGCACATTCCACTTCTTTGTCTTTAgggtaatttcatttttttattatagttgcTGATCACCAATGAAAGTTGTAAAATTTTCTTATATCAGAAACTTACTTGATGTTCATGTTACAGGAACAGGATCTTCAAGGTTTGGTAAGGGTCTTAAGATTGCTATAGGTGAATATACTAATAAGAATCCAATATTTTcatttgatgatgatgacgacaatgataatgatgatgatcattttcttttacagCCATATCAGCAACTGTGGCAACGATAATTGCTTTTTCTATAATTGCAATAGCAATGACCTTTAAGCTGAAGAATTCACAGAATGTTGAcaagtttgaaaaatttatgatgGACCATCATCGTCTCACTCCAAGGCGTTATTCATATTCAGACATTAAGAAAATCACCAACTCATTCACCAATATACTAGGTCAAGGGGGATTTGGTAATGTATACAAAGGAAAGTTAACGGACGGTCGGCTTGTGGCTGTAAAAGTCCTAAAAGATTCCAAAGGTGATGGAGAAGAGTTCATGAATGAAGTTGCGAGCATTAGCAGAACTTCCCACGTGAATATAGTTACACTTTTGGGTTTCTGCTATGAGAAGACTAAAAGAGCTTTGATCTATGAATTCATGACCAAGGGATCTTTAGACAAGTTCATATCTTATGAAGGAACCCCAGATACAAATTTTGGTTTAGAATGGGAACGATTTTATGAAATTGCAGTTGGTATTGCTAGAGGTCTCGAGTACTTACATAGAGGTTGTAACACTAGAATTGTGCATTTTGACATAAAGCCTCACAACATTCTTCTCGATGAAGATTTTGTACCAAAGATCTCTGATTTTGGTCTGGCAAAGCTATGCAAGAGTAAAGAGAGTAAGGTTTCAATGATAGGTGCAAGAGGGACTGTAGGTTACATAGCACCTGAAGTGTTCTGCAGAAATTTTGGAGGAGTATCTTACAAGTCTGATGTGTATAGCTATGGAATGATGGTTCTAGAAATGGtcggagaaagaaaaaaaaattatacaggaTCTTCGGAAACCAGTGAAATGTATTTCCCTGATTGGTTTTACAAGTATCTTGAACCGGGAGAGATTACATTACTTCATGGGGGTATAtcagaagaggaagaagagattataaaaaagatgattGTTGTAGGTTTGTGGTGCATCCAAACCATTCCATCAGATAGACCATCAATGACAAAGGTGGTAGAGATGTTTGAAGGTAGTCTTCACTCTTTGCAAATTCCACTAAAACCTTTACTTTCTTCACCTAAAAGGTCTGCTCAAGATCACTCTTCCACTATATCATCACTGCCAACTGTGTCGTCACAAGGGGGTGGAGTGAACAAATTGTCTGTTGATGAAAGTGACTTGTAACTAGAGATTTCAATACTTTGTGTAGCCtgatgaagatataaaaaacCTTATTTCATGTCCTTCATCTAAGAGCTGCTTCTAGGCTGAGTGGTTCTTTGATATAGCTCACCGGAGGATACTCGTACAGGATTGGTAAGAGACACTGTCGTCTCTCTCCATCTCTTTTTTTCACCACTTATAGTATGTACTTCATGTTCAATCTGCTGAAAGTGTAGAACGTTCTGTTCCTACTTGCCTCTTATTGTTTATGATTTCAAGAGTTAGACAATAAGTGAGGTTCAACTTTATCATGCCTGTGGTTAATGTCATCTGTCTTGCATTGCAACTTTCTTAATTAGTTGACTTTCATAGTTTTCTTACTCTGTTTATTTGAGAAATATATTTCCCGGTTTGGTTTTGTAAGCATCTTGAACGAAGAGAGCTATCAAGACCTCAAGAGAGTATAACAGAATATGAAGAAGAGATTGTAAGGAAGTCCACTATGGGATGAGGAAAAGATGAGAAGATGATCTTAGTGGGTTTGTGGCGCATTCAAACAAATCCTTCAGATAGAGCATCAACGACAGGATATGTGGATAATGTATGTTAACTGCAAGCACGCAACACTGATAGGAGACACTATCCTCTCTGCCTCTGGTTTTTGTCGATGGTAATGTGTGTTAATTATGATTTGTACGTGATGCTCAGAACTGTAGAATTAATCTGCCATCCGTCACTGTTAAACAAGTTCAACATTTAAAGAAATAACTTGGAGGTTAAGCTATATCATCATTTATGGTTAACTGATATTTTAGGGAGATGATGATTCATTGTGCCAATTTCAGAAGCATCTCTGCTATCTATCTACTCTATATTTTGTTGGGGTAGGGTCTTATTGGATCACTATTGAGCTCTCATACTCTCTTTCATGTCCTGTAAAGCTCTTGCTGCTGTTTCGGGAAGGTCCAGGAATGCTTCTTTCTTTCATGCTGAAGGCATTTTGACCATTTTAAATGTGGCAGAATATGAAATTGCCTGCTCAGCAGAGCTTGACTATGAGTTTATTTGAAATGCTTTCAACATTCCCTATCACCAATCAACAGAACTCATGTTCGTATGTAGGAATCTTAGGAGCACCCTCTTCTTAAGGCTCATATAAGTTTTTTCTACGTTCTATGATCCCCCAAGTTCTGAAAATCCCCTCCTTCAAATTTCTGCTAACTGGACTGAAATAATTCtaactattaaaaattaaggaccaaattgaaattttatacaTAATTCTGGGACATGTATGAGTTTTACCATCAATTCGTTATTATCTTGTGTAGTTGAGGAGCTTatgtgtattttctttttaaaaaaaatcagataagAAGGAAATACTAATCTAGATATAtgttcgattaaaaaaaaaaattgttaatcaAAGAGGTAATTATAGGCTAACAACTAGAATTCCAGAAGTTCTTTCTAgttataagaaagaaagaaaaaagcaagGAATGATGGAAAACCCGTGCTTGTGAGTTGTCGCACGTGGACGCACAGTGTTGAGGGTTGAAGGAGTCATTATCTAGGTcccgtttatttgctggaaagtagtttctttttagaaaatgaattccgggaaagtgaattattttccgatgtttggtagtgtaatgaaaaataagttgaaaaatattttccagtgtttggttatgtcatggaaaatgagctggaaaataacttattaatattttatttttttcaagtttattaaaataatgaggaacaaatattacaaattaaaaagttgaatgagaatgaaattgaaaaaaaatataatttcataaattatctcaaataaaataaataataatcaaaataatagagatcaaatctaaaaaataaaaaaattgaaagatgaagaaattaaaataataataattaacatttcataaattatttcaaataaaataagtaacaatcaaaagaatgaggaccaaatttgatagataaaaaatttcaattataaaatgataaggaaataaaaataaagaccaaaattaatataaaaattaaattctaagggatgaaattgaaaaataaatattcaaaacaatatatatatatatatagcaatcaaaagtttgaggaccaaatttgatataatcagtaaataataagacatttctaaattttccacaactttcagaaagtgttttccgcccaaaataaaaggaaaacactttcctggaaaccaagccaaatttctttttgactggaaagtgtttttcgttgaccaacttttctaatgacaaataaacacaggaaagtttggaaagtgatttcctaAAAACCagtttccgggaaacaaacacagCACTAGTTATTTAGTTCAGGATCACTAggaattttattagaaattcaAGGGTAAGTGACTGGTTGTAGTTAGAGAAGGTATTAACATCCTTAGcacactctacctaaggtaagctgtttGTGTGGTTTTCATGGGTTTTAAAGATTTTCATGGGTTCCTAACCTACAATCAATTTATGGCTTAAGATGAAGGCATATGGGTTTTCTACAACTCGTGCGTCGTATTGAAAAATACTTCCaattaaaataagtaaatgttcataataattttaagaattttctggtcaatttctaatatttaaatacCAACTTAGTTGTAGGTCCAACATTTATACCAGAATATTTActattaattctcatgaattaaaattttatcggTTATAGAAATA
The DNA window shown above is from Populus trichocarpa isolate Nisqually-1 chromosome 4, P.trichocarpa_v4.1, whole genome shotgun sequence and carries:
- the LOC7477438 gene encoding LEAF RUST 10 DISEASE-RESISTANCE LOCUS RECEPTOR-LIKE PROTEIN KINASE-like 2.4 isoform X1, with the protein product MHPLSTAAATSFLSTLLLFLHLTASSPSNYMINLSNCNQNFSCGALTNIAYPFTGGQRPPHCGPPEFWLTCYGNSQTTLTVKSLAYRVTQLDQTNQTLRLSPLDFYADRPCTYPSTSTTFDNGIFSLASNHETLTLFYGCKNLSDSVEEKFKLLCGMSGDSEEGFFMIGDHPSMNSCQTSFQVPFLRSRAQQLQAEGSSLLGEVLKEGFDVLYSDPYSADCQKCSKHSGRQCGFDGKVHICICNDQLCTGTGSSRFGKGLKIAIAISATVATIIAFSIIAIAMTFKLKNSQNVDKFEKFMMDHHRLTPRRYSYSDIKKITNSFTNILGQGGFGNVYKGKLTDGRLVAVKVLKDSKGDGEEFMNEVASISRTSHVNIVTLLGFCYEKTKRALIYEFMTKGSLDKFISYEGTPDTNFGLEWERFYEIAVGIARGLEYLHRGCNTRIVHFDIKPHNILLDEDFVPKISDFGLAKLCKSKESKVSMIGARGTVGYIAPEVFCRNFGGVSYKSDVYSYGMMVLEMVGERKKNYTGSSETSEMYFPDWFYKYLEPGEITLLHGGISEEEEEIIKKMIVVGLWCIQTIPSDRPSMTKVVEMFEGSLHSLQIPLKPLLSSPKRSAQDHSSTISSLPTVSSQGGGVNKLSVDESDL